In one window of Mercurialis annua linkage group LG4, ddMerAnnu1.2, whole genome shotgun sequence DNA:
- the LOC126679310 gene encoding uncharacterized protein LOC126679310 has translation MGELVPMMISKEYGYVALVIAAYCILNFWMSFQVGKARKKYKVFYPTLYASESENKDAKLFNCVQRGHQNSLEMMPMFFVLMILGGFKHPCVAASLGCIYIVSRYFYFTGYSTGDPQKRLSIGKYGFLALFALKACTISFGISLLRG, from the exons ATGGGAGAATTAGTGCCAATGATGATATCCAAAGAGTATGGATATGTAGCTTTAGTTATCGCAGCATACTGCATCCTTAATTTCTGGATGTCATTTCAAGTGGGTAAGGCTAGGAAGAAGTACAAAGTTTTCTATCCAACTCTCTATGCTTCAGAATCTGAAAATAAAGATGCCAAGCTCTTCAATTGTGTTCAG AGAGGACACCAGAATTCACTGGAGATGATGCCGATGTTCTTTGTGCTGATGATATTAGGAGGGTTTAAGCATCCTTGTGTTGCTGCTTCTCTTGGATGTATTTATATTGTTTCTCGTTATTTCTACTTCACTGGCTATTCTACTGGCGATCCCCAGAAACGTCTCAGTATTGG GAAATATGGGTTCTTGGCTCTATTCGCTCTTAAGGCGTGCACTATTTCATTTGGCATCAGTCTTCTTCGAGGATAA
- the LOC126676446 gene encoding exopolygalacturonase-like: protein MQKGINYLIKKMNSILCLAAFLALFSFSSTITAEKFFNIKDYGAVAGDKGGATQALLKAWAEACATKGPTRVVIPHARYNLKQVVLAGPCQGHMTLQIKGTLVAPSNPKDIKADGWLKFTHLDGLTILNGTLDGQGKAAWTTQNCGTHASCPNFPMNLRLDWVQNALIESLVSKDSKNFHINLISTVNVTLNHVTISAPGDSPNTDGIHLARSSKVKILSTKIGTGDDCISIGDGSQDITVKGVTCGPGHGISIGSLGKFDNEAPVKGVRISKCTLENTTNGIRIKSWPGMKKGAASDIHFTDINMKNVSFPVLIDQLYCPWGNCKSGTTSNVKISDVTFENIHGTSATPTIVKLACSKHLPCENVNVNGVTVTYSGNLGPAKSECTNVQAHITGRTESLRGC from the exons ATGCAGAAAGGGATTAACTACCTCATAAAAAAGATGAACTCCATTTTGTGTCTTGCTGCATTTTTAGCcttgttttcattttcttctACGATCACTGCAGAAAAGTTCTTTAACATTAAAGATTATGGCGCCGTAGCGGGTGACAAGGGCGGCGCTACTCAG GCTTTATTGAAAGCATGGGCGGAGGCTTGTGCAACAAAAGGACCTACCAGAGTTGTGATCCCACATGCTAGGTACAATTTAAAACAAGTAGTTTTGGCTGGTCCTTGCCAGGGCCATATGACATTACAGATCAAAGGAACCCTAGTAGCCCCATCAAACCCTAAGGATATTAAAGCtgatggttggcttaaattcacGCATCTTGATGGGTTAACTATTCTTAACGGTACTTTGGATGGTCAAGGAAAAGCTGCTTGGACTACGCAAAATTGTGGAACTCATGCCAGTTGCCCCAACTTTCCCATG AATTTGAGGCTGGACTGGGTTCAGAATGCCCTAATTGAAAGTTTAGTTTCAAAAGACAGCAAGAATTTTCACATCAACCTGATCAGTACAGTAAACGTAACCCTAAACCACGTGACAATCTCCGCACCCGGAGACAGTCCTAACACAGACGGAATTCACTTGGCACGATCAAGCAAAGTGAAGATTCTTAGCACAAAGATCGGAACCGGTGACGATTGTATCTCTATCGGCGATGGTAGCCAAGACATTACAGTCAAAGGTGTAACATGCGGACCTGGTCATGGAATCAGTATCGGAAGCTTAGGAAAGTTCGACAATGAAGCCCCGGTGAAGGGCGTCCGTATTTCGAAATGTACCCTAGAAAATACCACTAACGGTATCAGAATTAAATCTTGGCCTGGAATGAAGAAGGGAGCAGCTTCTGATATTCATTTCACCGATATCAACATGAAAAATGTCAGCTTTCCTGTTCTTATTGATCAGTTGTACTGTCCATGGGGTAACTGCAAATCTGGG acaacatcaaacgttaagaTCAGCGATGTGACATTTGAGAATATTCATGGAACTTCAGCAACGCCCACCATTGTTAAGCTCGCATGCAGCAAACACTTACCTTGTGAGAATGTGAACGTTAACGGCGTTACTGTTACATACAGCGGCAACTTAGGTCCGGCAAAATCAGAGTGCACTAACGTTCAGGCTCACATTACCGGCAGAACAGAGAGTCTCCGTGGATGTTAA